From Rutidosis leptorrhynchoides isolate AG116_Rl617_1_P2 chromosome 3, CSIRO_AGI_Rlap_v1, whole genome shotgun sequence, a single genomic window includes:
- the LOC139895901 gene encoding protein RETARDED ROOT GROWTH-LIKE-like, whose translation MLRSPVEMWRHHHHSTAIHLKTSNTSRFLPSQNVTIKITRTILSLSSDPNHNLILSQSESLQQSVRTIPPSFPVNIQPSIPVRAYFFSTSVDLRSLVDRNRPNFIPLASRMTNYVVLRFGSTKPEAIGSGACISGSDCRYMVVFQYGSIVLFNVGDDEIDGYLKIVERNASGLLHEMRKDEYEVKEIPTLDTWMRGGLDHIMLQYLNIDGIRTIGSVLGQSIALDYYVRQVDGMVGEFTDINRGMEKTGTFTMKRKKLFQLVGKANSNLADVILKLGLFERSDIAWKDAKYAQIWEYLRDEFELTQRFASLDFKLKFVEHNIRFLQEILQNRKSDFLEWVIIILICAEILISVYDIGHKSLMSL comes from the exons ATGCTCCGGTCTCCGGTGGAAATGTGGCGGCACCACCACCATTCAACCGCCATCCACTTGAAAACCTCCAACACATCCCGCTTCCTTCCTTCTCAGAATGTAACCATCAAAATAACGCGAACAATCCTCTCACTCTCCTCAGACCCTAACCACAACCTTATCTTATCTCAATCAGAATCATTGCAACAATCTGTGCGAACGATCCCCCCTAGTTTCCCCGTAAACATTCAACCTTCGATTCCTGTTAGGGCTTATTTCTTCTCTACTAG TGTGGATTTGAGAAGTTTAGTGGACCGAAACAGACCTAATTTCATTCCACTTGCTTCAAGGATGACTAACTATGTTGTGTTGAGATTTGGTAGCACTAAGCCTGAAGCTATT GGTTCTGGTGCATGTATAAGTGGGAGTGACTGTCGTTATATGGTAGTTTTTCAGTACGGTTCAATTGTTTTATTTAATGTTGGTGATGATGAGATTGATGGTTATCTCAAAATTGTTGAAAGGAATGCTTCAGGACTGCTACATGAGATGAGAAAGGACG AATATGAGGTAAAAGAGATACCAACACTGGACACATGGATGCGAGGTGGATTAGATCATATAATGCTTCAGTATTTGAATATTGACGGGATCCGTACAATTGGTAGTGTTCTTGGTCAAAGTATTGCTCTTGATTATTATGTTCGCCAG GTTGATGGGATGGTTGGGGAATTTACTGATATTAACCGTGGTATGGAAAAAACTGGAACCTTTACGATGAAGAGGAAGAAGTTATTTCAATTGGTTGGGAAAGCTAATTCAAATCTTGCTGATGTAATTCTTAAGCTTGGACTTTTTGAGAG ATCTGATATTGCCTGGAAGGATGCTAAATACGCTCAAATCTGGGAGTACCTCAGGGATGAATTTGAGTTGACTCAGAGATTTGCTAGTTTGGATTTTAAATTAAAATTTGTGGAG CACAATATCCGTTTCCTTCAAGAAATCCTCCAGAACAGAAAATCAGATTTTCTGGAATGGGTAATTATTATACTCATATGTGCTGAAATTCTTATATCTGTGTACGATATTGGGCACAAGTCTCTTATGTCTCTATAG